Below is a window of Drosophila nasuta strain 15112-1781.00 chromosome X, ASM2355853v1, whole genome shotgun sequence DNA.
GAACAGAGATTATAAGTGTAAGAATCAAGCCGAACACCTTTGCAGCCAGTGCTTTAGAAATACGTTAGTGTTCATATAAATCTATCTTTCTAACTTTTTGAAATAACTAAAAAGTGCAagaaattgaatgaaatttttgaaGGAGTTGACGTTACTCACAGAAATATGAAGCTAAGGTAAAAAGAGCTTAGtccatatattttttgtagcaGCTGTTGCTTAGTTAACCTTTTCAAACCCTTATAATAGAAGGGTAGAAatgtattataactttttgccCGCTGAAAAGCAGAAGGAATCACTTCCGATCCCAGAAAGTATATTTAAGCTTGATTAGTGTCAACAGTAGAGACTActataataactacagtatttatagAACTGCCTTGATATCACACAAAAGATATCCGTAGAAGTaattcaagaaatacttttgtaggAAAAAAATGCCTGCTGCAATTGGGTTTTAGTTtgtttggttgacaatctaaTATGTTTAGTACTTTATGGTATGTTTTTAATGTTGTACAATGGGTATATCgactttggcatatttttctatatatatgtatttatatattttgtacgaagtaatatataaatttaccatatataacatttggtatattttggtaattccagtatattttcggtatattttgggaaTAATATCGCACTGGTATGCTAAAGTTTATATGTAGAATTAAATCAAACGTCATATATTGCTTTCggtacattttagtatgtgtgtggtatattaatttggtatatttcacgAATGATATCACACtataccatatatgtatatacggAGACCAGGTATATCTTAGTAATTTTCTAGtgtaattttggtatattttaaaaataataccgcaccgTTTTGCTATAGTTTGTGTGTATCACTAAATCAATTcgtaaaatattgattttcggtatatttcacgaataatactttattttgaataaagtactacatcaatataccatatatatacggaaggtataggtataggtgtatttgagtatttttgtggtatattttcgatatatttcaagaataataccgaaattttatgcttttgttCATGgctaacgggtatctcacagtcgagcagactcaactctagctttctttcttgtttttttgttgttgtcgtcagtTTCGATTACCGTCGCATCGATTTGTAATCGGATCACTTCCTGCACATTGTTCCGCAAGTTGTCTCAAGTTGCCCGATCAAACAAACTTAGTAACATAACTAACTCTCCCCCTcacgtttgtgtgtgtgctttgcaGAAAATCGATCCGTTGACACGCATACAGGAGGAGATCAAGGAAGTGGTGCGACGCGAGGAGGAATACCGCCAGCTGGTAGCCAGCTCCAATGGGACGCCGCCGGTCATCGAGGCCAACTACAAGCTGAATGGCAATGTCGAGGCTGAGCCTGTTGGACAGCAAGAGGAACTGCTTGAGTCGGAGCACGATcaggatcgggatcgggatCAGGGAGTCCTGGTGACTGCGCAGCCAGCGGCTGCAACGTTGCTGGTGCCCATCGAGGAGCAATCGCCCTCGAACACGCCCTCGCTGGCATCGAGTgtgaacagcaacagccacaaggAGGAATCCCTCGATGAGCATCACTCCGATGATTCCGGCATTTCGGCCTCATCGCAGAAGACGGCGACCGCGAATGGCGGAGCGGGTGGAAAGCAGCCGCTGAAGCTGACGATTGTGGGCAGACAGGAGCAGCGTTACATTGGACCCAATTGCTACAATTTGACGCCAGAGCCGCCGCAGCAGAAGCTGATGACGCGAACGATTTCGACGCCGCAGTTGcatggacagcagcagcagaagcgtCAGTTTGCCTTCAACTCGGCCACGAAGGGAGTCATGCAGCGTTTCATTGCCTCCCATGGCAAACTGCAGTTGGGTTCTGTCACGCCCCCCGCCTCTACACCGCTTATTCTCTCGCCCCagaacggaaacggaaacaacagcaataacagcaacaacaacaatcaaactCTCAAGCTGAATGCACGTAATGCGATGGCTTTCCTCGATTCGGGAAATCCTGGCTTGCCGCTGctcaacggcaacagcaacaacaacactattaacatcaacaacagcaacaacacgcTGTCGCAGGGCGCCATCGAGCGGGACTCCGAGGGACGTCCGCTGAGACGCGGATATGTTCCCGTCGAGCAAAAGATTCAGCGCGAGCTGCAGGACCTCAAATCCCGCGAGACCGAACTGAAGCGTCTGCGCAAGCTCAACCGCCAGCACATGCTCGACAAGCTGTAAGACTCTTCTTATTGTGTGTGAAATTCCTTTACCTGATTATCTTCTCCCTTGCAGTCAGTTGAGCACAGACGACGAAGCCGATGcggatgatgacgacgattcGGAGGTGGAACATTGTTATGGTCCCGGTAAATTGCGCAATGCACAGTCCACAGTGGAACTGGACAGAGAGAGGTAAGTTGATAGCAGCATTTCAAAGACTATTTTCCTAACTCCTAACTCAACTTCTTCTACCGCAGCAACGATGTGGAGCTCCTGGGCCACAAGACGTCCGGTAATCGCAGCCTCAACGTTGCCgccaatggcaacggcaatgcTCTGACCACAAACGGTTCCAGTTCTGGCTTGCGTCCGGCCATGTCGCTGGCGGAGTTGTGTGACCTGACGCCGGAGGAGGCGCCATCGTCGCATCGCCTGATCGCACAGTGGGAGAGCCTCATCAAGAAGAATGCCGAGGGCATTGAGGCGGCCATCTAAATGCACCTGCGGCGCTCCGACCGAAAAGCAcaccaaattattattattgtaatgtTGTCCCAAGCACGAAAAGAAAACCACAACTCGCCTCCCTTACACACGATGCAATTCCCTCGCCCCCGCCCTGAAATTGATggtttttttagtattttttttttctttgttgtggTCGCGATTTACTTTTAAAAGGTCCATGTACTTAATTGATGTCCTCTAATTTATGCATTGCTTATGTTATACGCAAACCCCGATTTGATCTATTGTACATAATTCTTCGTGTTGTTTCCgactatataatttatttaaaaacgaaattgattaaatcaaaaacaacaacaattacccCTACGACGTGACGTGCATGATGAGTACCTTAACATATATAAGCCACAATGTATAGCAGTACGTCTCTAtctgtatgtatatgtaatacCATAATATGTATCTACTACACGATAtgcgatatatatatatatcaatactATGCGAAAAAcgatttaataaaatatattaatgtataCCGTTAAAATCAAGAAATCTAATTTGAGAAAGCTGGTTCAACATTTTGCAGCATTAAAACTTATAAACTTCTGCAAACTTTTGGGCTGCGTCATTAAAGCAGCGCAGTTTGTCAGTAAAAaaagcattgcatacttttacaGCCACCTTGGAATTGCTAGAAACTGCAATTCTCAAAAATCATGGCATACTTTAGGGGGCACTCAGAATGCCAAAAATTgaacagaaaacaaagaaGTCCTTGATATCTCAGAAACTACAAGGACGATttggatgtcctttggcatgTCGATAGTCCTTTCCAAAAGCCGTTGATTGACACTAGTTTCAAGCGGATCCTGCAAAGAATATTCGAGTTATCGACAAatttatgtatacaaaaaatcaCTATTATCTCCGCTCCTGTAAGGACTTTCGTCCTTTTTCCAATTGATTCGTTAATTTCGTGTCAAGACCTACCCacgtgccaaaggacatcatCCTAGTCCTTCAAATGGCTGAGTTATAGCGGATTTTCGGACTCTTAGTCAATTTTTCTATGCCTCCCCCTTGAAAAATTTGAGATGCCTTTTTTGCGAAAATttctgttgcatacttttaggttCGTCATTTCATATGAGcacaaatatagaaaaatgcTCATAACTCCGTCGTATCCTGCCGCAGGATGTCGGGACATGTCTCGTTCGAATCGCAAGGACGAATTCTATCgatcagcatcaacaaaatatggGATCATCCAAGAAGCCAACACTTGTAAAATTTAGCTGCGAAGGCCGAAGGAAACAAgcgaaaaacacaaaatccAGGATAACTCGGACACGGTAAGGACGATTCAAATGTCCTTTGGTCTGCTGATAGGTCTACCCATTAGTCATCGTTTGACACAGGACTCGCCAGAATACGCAAGGATACGGCCGAGTTATCGCCAATTTTAGCTGAAGAaaattttcacattatttCCGCTCCTGtaaggacattcgtcctttttgttttgcatttcgaCTGATCTCGATTAGTAGTGTCTatgtgccaaaggacatccttGTCGTCCTTCAAATGACCGAGATAAGAAAGATTTTGTgaatttttagcaatttttgcATGCCCccttaaaaaaatgttgaaaaatctgGCGAACAATTTTTGATGGAATACTGAAAATCCTTGGGTGGCATTTGATAGTCCTGTGGCCTGTGAGTACAAAAAAGCATGTCCTTTTAAAATCGGACAGAATATGGCGGAAATATAgcataaaaaagaatatcCTTGTTACATCATTTGTCATATTTTGGTCGTATCCTGGCGTAGGATTCTATCGATCGGTATTCACATAcacaataaaacacaaaatacaattttatttatatttttttttgcaagtttttatttgtttgttttatatttttattaaatacatttcgttcatttgttgttgttgtttttttggtttcatattaaatttgtatgcatttgttgctgttcatTGTTTTCATCTctcattaatataatttataattattttgtctggttttgttggtgttgttgttgttgttcttcggTTTGTTTAGTTAAGATACGTagatacacaaacacatgtgATGtttatctatgtgtgtgtgtgtgtctgtgtttgcataaaaaaataagaatgtCTCAAAGAGTGTTCTCTAAATCGAAGAAATCTCGAATATAGATTGTAAGAATTACGGAAGCGAGCGATTGCCCGACTCTACAAATCGAAGAAATCTCGAATATAGATTGTAAGAATTACGGAAGCGAGCGATTGCCCGACTCTACACACTAATCGACTATATAGTAGATATATAGATACCGAGTAGATAGTATTTCGTGAGtaatgcatgtgtgtgagtgtttttcAACTATTGTTCTCCTTCTtgggttcttcttctttattgCTACTGATGGAAGCCTCAAAAATTGTTGCTATACTTCTTCTGGTTGGGAGCGGAGGAGGAAGGAtgtaaattttcaattttcgttCTTTTCTATGTTGCTCCCTTCTTCTTTTCATgactgttctgttctgttctttctgttattatgtattatgGAAATCTTATGCTTAGAATTGTATTGCAAATCGAAATCATAtttgttattacattttaaatatatgtatataatataattcaagTATGTACAAAAGCATTCTCTCCTTTAGTTAATTTCTGTCTCATTCTTCTCTGCTCTTTTCTATTGGTATCGTATCGTGTGGCTAGACAAATGTTGCACAACTTAAAGCTACAAAATTGTTGGAGAAATCAACTCGCAAAGAAGGTCAAGTCATGCTATTGCACAAAGATTAGAAATTAGGCAACAATGTAAATGTGAAATTAGGCAACAATGTATGTACGTAAATGTAAGAATGTAAAAATCATGCAAAAAACTGCTAATTACATCAACTAATCAACTAATAAACATagtaatcataataatactTAAGTACTTTGGCACAGATAAAACATAACCTCATTTAAATaagaatgaaaatatatatatgtatagtaatTGTATATTGCACATAATATCATCCGATCAACtgaacaaaaatactttatctTCTCTTGCAATTCTTTCTTGTTTCTCTTTTGTCTCTCgtttgttttcacttttgttttttactgGAACCAAAAAACCATTGACTGCTCTTTAATATTGtgtctgtatatatatatatatatttaaatagtaagaatatatatatgtgagtGTATATATCATACTAAATATGTTTAGCTTTACCATATATACTCTGCAATCTCATTcgaattcgattttttttttagatttttatgttttttttttgttttttttggtaatattAGAAACTAACACTTAAAACCGAGCTTTCATATGCGTTGCTATATCCTTTGCCGtacgttatcgttatcgttatcgaaaAACTACATATCGATTAACCGAAACTACTCATATCCAATAATCAAAAGCGCTTTGAGCGTTCTACTTTTGCATGCCTGGCCTAAAActaggaaaaaaaaagatattatTCCACATCTCGCCTGCTCCTACAACTTATGCCTCAtatatgtctatatatatatatatgtatatatataaatatgtgtgtgtatatgtatataagatagatgtatctatatatatatatattcatatatatatatatatgtatttagttTGGAACATAAAATTAATCAACAAATTTGCTTAGAGTTGCATCCGCTAAAAACATTCCGACAAAAGCGCAAATCTAAACATTATTACTATTAATCGTTTTGTAATATCGTGTAAACGTGCCTTAGATGCCCGAAAGTGTAAACGGGGCTttaagtgagtgtgtgtaagttTGTGATTGATGtatgagtttgtgtgtgtgtgtgtgctacgTAGTATTCTTAGACTTTGTAAGTACATATTTAAGTGATATTGCTAGATTCGAGATGATCGTTAAGTGTTAGTTTTTCGTGTCATTTATCGTGTACTACGTTATCGTTATAGTGTAAACATGTCAAATCATATATCATATCAACTGATTCAAGTGCTCTTCCTATATGTTTATGGATCTCGTATAGCTTAATAACGTGTTATCGTATCGTATGCATGTATATCAATCATTATGTATCATGTATTCTATGTTCTTTTCTTCTATGTGGTATTGTCTGCAAGTGCTACGTACTTCTTTAACTCTAAACTACATAGTTCGtttctctgtgtctgtgtgtgtgtgtgtgtttgtttggtGTCTGTGTTGCAAACAGAAATTAGTTCGAGTTTTGAGTTCGAGTTGAAACAGTTTAGTTAAGACTAAGAGCATATAACTAGTGCATAGAcgtactaaatatatattgtattatacgAGTATAATTAGTATAAGTACTCTTCTTCTTCcccatcttcttcttctttcctTGACTTTGTTTATATGCTATTCAATATGTATTGTGGAATTCTGTTCTTACTCTTCTCCGACTGTTAAAGCCGCTGCCTACAGCAGCTGCGCTATAACCGGCTCTATCAGACACATGTGCTCCGCTCCACGCACCGGCAATCGATTCAGACAAAAGTGTCTTATCATATCGGGAACTGTCTCGAATGGTCGACTGAACTGTCCCAGGATATATTGACCCGATTCGTTGCGCTGGATCCGCATGTGCATAAAACCCTTGGCACCCCTGGAAGAGAGAAAGGTTTATTAGATTGACAGTAAAAATGCTGTCtctgcagtattattcttaaaatatactaaactttCCTACAGttggtattttggtattaGGTTATCAGTATAGCAAaattaatcaacaaaaaatacttaaatatactaaagctTACATTAGCTTATcagtataacaaatatactaaaaccatatgccaaaaaatactaaaatataccaaagcttTTATTTGGTtatcaatataacaaatacagCCGCTGGcgtactttagtattttttaatataccaaaatctttagttagtatattaatatacgaTTATGttatcaatataataaatatactaaatataccaaacccTATATTTGGTTATCAATATAGGAAATATAGAagttggcatattttagtatatctAGCATACCGaatattgatttgtttatattaagGGTAATGCTATTACATTCTAAATATTCTTAACTACCAAACAAATAGATTAGGATCCGACAGCTGCAGAATTGtggctctatcttttataggCTCTAAGATCATACGGATAGACAGACATTTGAATagacatattaaaaaaatttcagCCTGTAAATAACTCTTTAGCCTATAAAGAGTAGAGgatatacaaattgtaattcCTTAATTGCTAAAATAAGACAAATTATTGACAGCTTAACCAATTAGGAATTTTGAAttccaaattaaaaaattagaaatttggaattgtaaattaacaaattataaatttggagttgcaaattaacaaattagaaatttggaaatgcaaatttgttaaGCTTATGTTCACAGAGATCATATAGTATGTCTTATTGTTAAGTAACTTAAATTAGATTCAATCTACTCAGTTCTGGTTCAGCTCTAAAGCTTTCTTAAGACTAACTACTTAGGTACAGCTGTGGCTTTTGCTATCGGAATATTCTTAGCTGTTAGCTCATATCAAACTCGATACTCTTGTTGTCGGTGACATACTTGAGTGAAAGGGAATAGTCCTGCTTGGTGGATTCACAGTTGCGCACTAGAAACGATCCCTCTGCCAGCGGACGCAGCGTTGTCTCCGCCTCGATGCGTGTGATGGCGCCATGATACCAGCTAAGAATAAGGAAACAAGTAACAAAGTTTAGTTGTGTACACAATGGTAAAAAATTGAGGACTTACCCCTGACGTTCGAGTGGAATGGTCACATCGATGAGATCGACAGCGGTGACGTAACCCTGGCACAGATTCATGTTCATGTTGAGCTCCTTGTGGCTGCTCAGACCCCGCAGATCGAGGCTGCCAAACTGTTTGCTCGCCTGTCGCGGTTCATTCAGATTCAGTGTGAGATTCTGTCGGAATAGCGCAGTATCTAAACAGAGGGAGAGGGTGACTTAGTATGGAATGGATTAACTTGCAATTTCCTCTCTACTCACCCAATTTGCTTGCCAACTTCTGTTCGTCGCGCATCGAATGGCTGGAGGAGGCTTGGGAGATGCCACTCGACTCGGTGCTGTGCATCAGCAGATTGTTGATCTCCGCCTGATTGGCGCGCAGTCGTCGTCGCAACTTTGGCATATCGAAGGGTAAATCTCCGAGGTCCACCGAAGTGGCGCTACCCGAGGTGCAGGCCGCCTCCTGTTGCAGCGTCTTGCGGCGTCGCAACTTCGGCATATCGAAAGGCAAATCACGCAACTCCTGCGGCAATGCTGTGGCACCTCCGCCAACCACATTGCCacctgttgcagcagcagcaacgccagCACTTGCCTCCGACTGTGGCAGACTGCTGTTGCCTTGTAGCTGCAGCTTGGGGAGCGTCAGACGCTGCAGTCCCTGCAGCTGCGGAGGTTTCCCATCCTCTCGTGAATGCAGTGAGATGCCGCTGTCTGAACCGAGTAGCTCATCCGCCAACTGAAGCAGCGCCTTGTTAGGCGCCGTCGTCGACGTCTGTTTTCCGCTACGCTGCTTGCTCAGCATCGGCACAGCGAGCGAGACTTCGGTGCTTGGCTTTATCCCTGACTCctcagctgctgctccagaGGCTGTTGCCGGTGGCGGCTGCTGCGATTGTTCCGAGACACTGGCCGAGGCCGGTTCCTGCGAGGACTTGTCCGAGATGGGGCTGAGAATGTGCAGCTTCGAGTGAAGCAGCACGGGAGGTGCACGCAACGGATAAGCGACACTTGAGCTGGCGCTTCCGCTGCCGCTCTCCGAACTATGCGAGCTAAGGGAGCTAGAGTGTCGGGACTCGGAGCTGGAGGTGCTGCGATTACCCTCGCTGGTGCTGGACCGCAGGGACTCCATGCTCCCGCCGCTGCTCGAGGTGGCGATGCTCTCCGTTGAGCTGTAGTTGTGTCCACTCGCATGTCGGGACGTTCTTCGGGCCACGCCGtgtggcagctgttgctgctgcgattgctgatgctgctgctggtgatgcgagtgatgatgctgatgacgCTGCGGTTGTGCGCTGCGTCGCAGCTCCAAGACACGTCCCGACTCCAGCACAAAGCTGCGCGGACGTCGCGCGGCAGCTGCGACAGCGGATgctgaagccgaagccgagGCTGAGGCCGAGGCCGAGACGGAGGCGGAGTTCGAGTTGGTTGAGGGCGGATTCACATAGGCGCTGTCGGTGAgactgttgtcgttgctgctggcgcagtgcagctgcaactgttgctgctgtcgcagCGATTGCAGCGGCAGCCGGAGGTCCCGCAATCGCGGATGCGCTGGCTGCGCCGCTGGCAAATTGGGCGCACTCTTGATGCTGTTCATGTAGCGTTCGTGTTTGCCGGGGAACTTGATCGGCAGCGGTGCCGTCGAGGGGGGCGACGGCGTGTAGCCACGTGCCGGCAACTGTTGCGTCGACACCGCAGCAACACTAgtcgattgctgctgctgttgttgctgctgttgattctGATTCTGCTGATCCACTTGGCTGAGCTGCAGTTGACTGAGTTCCGCTTGAACCTGGAGCACCTGTTGCCCTCCGTCGGGAGATTCCTGCGTTTgggtttgctgctgttgctcctgcaGCGCCTGGTTCTTGCTGTTCTTGGCCCGCTTGCACTCGAGTCGCGACTTTGACTTGCTCAGGCTGCTGCTCGAGAGCTGCtcgttgttgccattgctcagctgcagcagcaccgAGTGATTGGTGATGCGATCGACCTCATCGAGATCGTCATCGGACTTGGCAATCTTGCAATCGAATGCCGTCTCATAGATTTGCCGTCGGCGACTTGCCATATTGTCCGAATCGTGCTCCTCGTCTCCTTCGCcttcctcttcttcctcctcGTTGTCGTCTTCCTCCTCGAGACTCTGCTTCGTCTGCTCCTCCTTCGCTCTCTCCTCCTCTCGTTGTGCGTTTACAACACCTACTTTGGGgtgctttggctttgtttttggctttgaaTGCGATTTAGAATTGGAATTGTGAGTTgatttcgttgtcgttgttgctgttggcggCGCACACTCGTCGCACTCGTGCACGCCATGCGGATGCACATAGAAGATGCTGCGCGGCCGAAAGTATTCCTCGAGCTCGTCGAGCTCATCGCCCAGTCCGCCGCCGCCAACggagctgctgttgttgcctggcGTCGGGATGCAGGCTCCGCACACGGCTGCTGGGCCCAGCAGGCGGTGCGGCGGCATCGACCCCGCCTGCTCCCGCTCCCGATCCCTATTCCGATCTCCTCCTactcctattcctattcctattcccgGGTCGCTTCCTATGCCCGGTGGTGGACAGCACTTGAGCAATTCGCCCTCTCCGGCGTCGCAATGCTGCAACTGAAGTTGCAACTCTCCGCTGCTAATGGGCAACTGCTGATGTCGCGGTTGAACGTTGCACGTCTTGCGCACTAAGGCCAAGGCACGGGCATGCCACTCGCGTCGCTTGAGGCACTCGCTGCAGTCCGATTCCTCCGAGGTGCTGGTGCTCGGTGTCTCGCAGCGTATGATCCTCACGCCCTCCTCGGTGAA
It encodes the following:
- the LOC132797290 gene encoding myb-like protein D; translated protein: MQQKADEKIDPLTRIQEEIKEVVRREEEYRQLVASSNGTPPVIEANYKLNGNVEAEPVGQQEELLESEHDQDRDRDQGVLVTAQPAAATLLVPIEEQSPSNTPSLASSVNSNSHKEESLDEHHSDDSGISASSQKTATANGGAGGKQPLKLTIVGRQEQRYIGPNCYNLTPEPPQQKLMTRTISTPQLHGQQQQKRQFAFNSATKGVMQRFIASHGKLQLGSVTPPASTPLILSPQNGNGNNSNNSNNNNQTLKLNARNAMAFLDSGNPGLPLLNGNSNNNTININNSNNTLSQGAIERDSEGRPLRRGYVPVEQKIQRELQDLKSRETELKRLRKLNRQHMLDKLQLSTDDEADADDDDDSEVEHCYGPGKLRNAQSTVELDRESNDVELLGHKTSGNRSLNVAANGNGNALTTNGSSSGLRPAMSLAELCDLTPEEAPSSHRLIAQWESLIKKNAEGIEAAI